One Chloroflexota bacterium DNA segment encodes these proteins:
- a CDS encoding transcriptional repressor: METTQKKVTTMLRQKGYRLTPQRRAVLKIITSSQDHLTPAQIYRDVHAVYPSIGLVTVYRTLDMLFELGLICELHAAGSCRSYLLRRPLEHHHHLICTDCGSVVDFTDCDLTGIEKRLAEETGFDIEDHLLEFAGHCPRCQKISVT; the protein is encoded by the coding sequence ATGGAAACAACACAGAAAAAGGTTACGACCATGCTGCGGCAGAAGGGTTACAGGCTCACACCGCAACGCCGCGCCGTCTTAAAGATAATTACTAGCAGCCAGGATCACCTTACTCCGGCTCAGATATATCGCGATGTACATGCGGTTTACCCCAGCATCGGCCTGGTTACGGTATATCGTACATTAGACATGCTGTTTGAGCTAGGGCTTATTTGTGAATTGCATGCCGCAGGTAGCTGCCGCAGCTACTTGCTCAGAAGGCCGTTAGAGCATCATCATCACTTGATTTGCACCGATTGCGGCTCGGTGGTGGACTTCACCGATTGCGATCTTACAGGAATAGAGAAAAGGCTGGCCGAGGAGACCGGTTTCGATATCGAAGATCACCTCCTCGAATTTGCCGGACACTGTCCGAGATGCCAGAAGATATCGGTAACCTGA